A window from Theobroma cacao cultivar B97-61/B2 chromosome 3, Criollo_cocoa_genome_V2, whole genome shotgun sequence encodes these proteins:
- the LOC18605181 gene encoding sialyltransferase-like protein 2 isoform X2, giving the protein MRDPNTGEVEGLSFEFNLCEAVATWEQVRNSTTILTREFLDALPNGWEEYAWRRINKGVLLNHCKNKALCMEKLSLVLPETPPYVPRQFARCAVIGNSGDLLKTRFGKEIDSYDVVIRENGAPIENYTEYVGKKSSFRLLNRGSAKALDKVVELDETRQEVLIIKTTIHDIMSQMIREIPIRNPVYLMLGASFGSAAKGTGLKALEFALSVCDSVDMYGFTVDPGYKEWTRYFSESRKGHTPLHGRAYYQMMECLGLIKIHSPMRADSSRVVKWLPSRSAIRAARIASEKLLRRVGAGSEDLLGSCSKIKKQVKRKHLSVSKLRKAAVDHQKFVKGTTMYPLEHSPGHGQLCTVPVD; this is encoded by the exons ATG AGGGATCCTAACACTGGAGAAGTTGAAGGTTTATCCTTTGAGTTTAATCTTTGTGAAGCGGTGGCCACGTGGGAACAG GTGAGGAATAGCACTACAATACTCACTAGGGAGTTCCTTGATGCTTTACCAAATGGGTGGGAGGAGTATGCATGGCGCAGGATTAATAAAGGAGTGCTACT GAACCACTGTAAAAATAAAGCTTTATGTATGGAGAAGCTTTCACTTGTCCTCCCTGAAACACCACCTTATGTTCCAAGGCAGTTTGCTCGGTGTGCTGTTATTGGCAACTCCGGAGATCTTCTGAAAACAAGGTTTGGGAAGGAGATAGATAGCTATGATGTTGTCATTAGAGAGAATGGTGCCCCAATTGAG AACTATACTGAATATGTGGGCAAAAAAAGTTCATTCCGGCTTCTTAATAGAGGATCTGCCAAAGCTCTGGATAAAGTTGTGGAATTGGATG AAACAAGGCAGGAGGTCTTGATAATAAAAACTACAATTCATGACATTATGAGCCAGATGATTCGG GAAATTCCAATAAGAAATCCCGTATATCTCATGCTAGGTGCATCCTTTGGTTCAGCTGCAAAAGGTACTGGGCTCAAGGCTCTTGAATTTGCTCTCTCTGTATGTGATTCGGTAGATATGTATGGTTTCACAGTGGATCCAGGCTATAAAGAATG GACTAGATATTTCTCAGAATCTCGGAAAGGCCATACACCTTTGCATGGCAGGGCTTACTACCAGATGATGGAATGTTTGGGT CTTATTAAAATCCATTCTCCAATGCGAGCTGATTCCAGCCGAGTGGTGAAGTGGCTGCCAAGTCGTAGTGCCATAAGAGCTGCTAGAATTGCATCAGAAAAATTGTTGAG GAGGGTTGGAGCAGGATCTGAAGACCTGCTTGGTTCGTGCTCAAAAATAAAGAAGCAAGTTAAAAGGAAACATTTGTCGGTCTCTAAGCTCAGAAAGGCTGCTGTTGACCATCAAAAATTTGTGAAAGGCACAACCATGTATCCTTTAGAGCACAGTCCTGGACATGGTCAGCTTTGCACAGTCCCAGTTGATTGA
- the LOC18605181 gene encoding sialyltransferase-like protein 2 isoform X1, protein MRILQLGLLVALFSGVAAILIYITGLSNRYENHQPSGEDWEALQSLQSGFKKCVSANGLGLQAISGKDYCQVTLTYPSDTDSKWRDPNTGEVEGLSFEFNLCEAVATWEQVRNSTTILTREFLDALPNGWEEYAWRRINKGVLLNHCKNKALCMEKLSLVLPETPPYVPRQFARCAVIGNSGDLLKTRFGKEIDSYDVVIRENGAPIENYTEYVGKKSSFRLLNRGSAKALDKVVELDETRQEVLIIKTTIHDIMSQMIREIPIRNPVYLMLGASFGSAAKGTGLKALEFALSVCDSVDMYGFTVDPGYKEWTRYFSESRKGHTPLHGRAYYQMMECLGLIKIHSPMRADSSRVVKWLPSRSAIRAARIASEKLLRRVGAGSEDLLGSCSKIKKQVKRKHLSVSKLRKAAVDHQKFVKGTTMYPLEHSPGHGQLCTVPVD, encoded by the exons ATGAGGATTTTGCAGTTGGGTCTTTTAGTAGCTTTGTTTTCTGGGGTGGCAGCCATTCTCATTTACATCACTGGACTCTCCAATCGTT ATGAGAATCATCAACCGTCAGGTGAAGATTGGGAAGCATTGCAATCTCTGCAAAGTGGTTTCAAGAAGTGTGTG aGTGCAAACGGATTAGGTTTACAAGCTATAAGTGGTAAAGATTATTGCCAAGTAACACTAACCTATCCTAGTGACACTGACTCCAAATGG AGGGATCCTAACACTGGAGAAGTTGAAGGTTTATCCTTTGAGTTTAATCTTTGTGAAGCGGTGGCCACGTGGGAACAG GTGAGGAATAGCACTACAATACTCACTAGGGAGTTCCTTGATGCTTTACCAAATGGGTGGGAGGAGTATGCATGGCGCAGGATTAATAAAGGAGTGCTACT GAACCACTGTAAAAATAAAGCTTTATGTATGGAGAAGCTTTCACTTGTCCTCCCTGAAACACCACCTTATGTTCCAAGGCAGTTTGCTCGGTGTGCTGTTATTGGCAACTCCGGAGATCTTCTGAAAACAAGGTTTGGGAAGGAGATAGATAGCTATGATGTTGTCATTAGAGAGAATGGTGCCCCAATTGAG AACTATACTGAATATGTGGGCAAAAAAAGTTCATTCCGGCTTCTTAATAGAGGATCTGCCAAAGCTCTGGATAAAGTTGTGGAATTGGATG AAACAAGGCAGGAGGTCTTGATAATAAAAACTACAATTCATGACATTATGAGCCAGATGATTCGG GAAATTCCAATAAGAAATCCCGTATATCTCATGCTAGGTGCATCCTTTGGTTCAGCTGCAAAAGGTACTGGGCTCAAGGCTCTTGAATTTGCTCTCTCTGTATGTGATTCGGTAGATATGTATGGTTTCACAGTGGATCCAGGCTATAAAGAATG GACTAGATATTTCTCAGAATCTCGGAAAGGCCATACACCTTTGCATGGCAGGGCTTACTACCAGATGATGGAATGTTTGGGT CTTATTAAAATCCATTCTCCAATGCGAGCTGATTCCAGCCGAGTGGTGAAGTGGCTGCCAAGTCGTAGTGCCATAAGAGCTGCTAGAATTGCATCAGAAAAATTGTTGAG GAGGGTTGGAGCAGGATCTGAAGACCTGCTTGGTTCGTGCTCAAAAATAAAGAAGCAAGTTAAAAGGAAACATTTGTCGGTCTCTAAGCTCAGAAAGGCTGCTGTTGACCATCAAAAATTTGTGAAAGGCACAACCATGTATCCTTTAGAGCACAGTCCTGGACATGGTCAGCTTTGCACAGTCCCAGTTGATTGA
- the LOC18605182 gene encoding transcription factor bHLH137, producing MAAFSFQPHPFLLDSIFLPNTPTKVSGFMEEGNINSNCFSQFYPPEPIQESPLDPKFHESSCLDHSSKLAHSDNEPSVTKKQSTDDSTVVDKLESGEQVTQNVTLTDRKRKTRSRTTLNSAQSKDAKEGKSKKQRKRNDVLKNEKKESKADKKDQKKATEEPPTGYIHVRARRGQATDSHSLAERVRREKISERMKILQRLVPGCDKVTGKALMLDEIINYVQSLQNQVEFLSMKLASVNPMFYDFGVDLEALMVRPERVNGSIASPLPSLQQCNPTQPTAFADTTTTTFVPANNYPLLDASAALLLQQGQRPNVFSQDNGSLLWDVEDQRQKFLNSSGLNDNLCCFH from the exons ATGGCAGCCTTTTCATTCCAACCTCACCCTTTTCTTCTTGACTCCATTTTCTTGCCCAACACCCCCACCAAAGTTTCTGGCTTTATGGAGGAAGGAAACATCAACTCCAATTGTTTCTCTCAATTTTACCCACCCGAGCCTATCCAGGAGTCCCCTCTTGACCCTAAGTTCCATGAAAGCAGCTGTCTTGATCACAGCTCGAAGCTTGCTCATAGCGATAATGAGCCTTCTGTGACCAAAAAACAGAGCACTGACGACTCAACTGTGGTGGATAAGCTTGAAAGCGGCGAGCAAGTCACTCAGAATGTGACTCTCACAGACAGGAAAAGGAAGACCAGAAGTAGGACTACCTTGAATTCCGCTCAATCTAAG GATGCAAAGGAAGGGAAAAGCAAGAAGCAAAGGAAGCGCAATGATGTcctgaaaaatgaaaagaaagagtCAAAAGCTGATAAGAAGGATCAAAAGAAAGCCACTGAAGAGCCTCCAACAGGCTACATTCATGTAAGAGCCAGGAGGGGTCAAGCAACAGACAGCCACAGTCTAGCAGAAAGG gtaagaagagagaaaatcagTGAGAGGATGAAGATATTGCAGCGTCTTGTTCCAGGGTGTGACAAG GTAACTGGAAAGGCCCTTatgttggatgaaattatcaattatgttCAGTCCCTACAAAATCAagtagag TTTCTCTCAATGAAGCTTGCTTCTGTGAATCCCATGTTCTATGACTTTGGAGTGGACCTGGAAGCATTGATGGTCAGACCAGAG agAGTGAACGGTAGTATAGCATCACCACTGCCATCTCTGCAACAATGCAACCCCACTCAGCCTACAGCTTTTGCTGATACAACCACCACCACCTTTGTCCCAGCTAATAACTATCCTCTTCTGGATGCTTCAGCTGCACTTTTACTTCAGCAGGGGCAGAGGCCCAATGTCTTCTCTCag GATAATGGTAGTCTATTGTGGGATGTGGAGGACCAAAGACAAAAATTTCTGAATTCATCTGGGCTCAACGACAACTTGTGTTGTTTCCATTAA